In Lycium ferocissimum isolate CSIRO_LF1 chromosome 7, AGI_CSIRO_Lferr_CH_V1, whole genome shotgun sequence, the sequence tttagcaagacctccaaaatgtcaattttttcttgagctTCCATAAGCTTAAACTGCAAGTCAAACTTCACGGTATATCTAGTGATACATGAAGTCGCGGTATCTCTATCAAGAGGAGGCTTTTTAAACTTTGTCGTTGCCATTTTATCCACGGGAATGTCATCTTCCCATTGagaatgtttgcaaccattcatatcctataaacatgataagaaaatcggtttttgaaagtaaaatatgtagataatgtgaaaaaaacCTAAACCCTAAAAACTTGTAAAAGCACTTACTTCGGACACTTTACAGCGCCAAAAATGACGACCCGAATTATCTTGGGTCTTGATGTTCTTAGCTTATAATAATAACCGTATTCACAAACATCTGGTTTTATAGTAAAGTTTGATGTTTCGGAgctttgagacatgattttcgGGGGTTAAAGTATATTGAAAGAGTAAAATGAAGGAGGTGAAGAGTGACTTGAAATAATCAAGCATTAGGCTTTATATTAACCCCTATTGCGCAGAAACTCTTTTTGCGCAGAAATTCCTGCACAAAAGGTTGTATGATAACaattctttttgtttgtttttttagtGGATATTTATGCtaaaatcccacaaagtggattatttaagttgcggactcctaCTCTCACAGGCAAAGAAGGACCACTTGAATGGCTACAATGTTGAGACAAATATCTTACTTTTagccttcttttttcttcttcttttgtcttCCTCAATGatggggaaaaaaaatggaatgcTCATCTCTGTACAACAAAAATTCTGTAATAGGAACTTCAGCTTTCTCCTCAAGAACTCCTGAGAATATTAACTGTCACACTTTTCCATCAACCTGTTCTTTTCCTTTAACTTCTAAAAACCCCTTTGCtaccctttcttcttctacAACTACAGCAAAGTGTTATGGTCAGAATTATGGGGATGAAGAACCCCTTTCTGCTTTTTTGGCAtatgatgttcttggtgttgctCCTAATTGCTCTGCAGATGAGCTGAAATCTGCTTTCAGGAATAAGGTACTAAAAAATATGCATTTTTGGATAAACCATTCAAGAATCCATGCCCATTTTCCTGTTCTCTGTTACAAAAAGATTAGCTTTTTATACTATTTTGAGCTTTCAAGGTTCATCCGTTCATACTTAAAAATTGATTATGATGGTTATTTTGTTTGGTTTAATAATTGATGGGCACAGGTTAAGAAGTTTCATCCTGATGTAAGGAGAGATGGGGATAGTTCAGATAAGATGATTCGCCGAGTCATTCAAGCCTATGAGGTAAGTAGTCCTAGTTGCTAAGGAATTTAGGAATATTTCGTCCTGAGTAATAAGAAAGTTTGAAGCTGTTTCATAAACCCTTCGAAAAATTGAAGGACTCTTggtttacagaggaaatgccAAATCAAAATGCTTTCTTTTGGTTGCTTAAATTTCCATTCTCAAATGATAGCTGACTCCCATCATTTGAAATGAAACCAGATGTTGTCCAACTTCACGAAGTCAGAGATCATCGAAAGGTAAATTGGCGATAAGATTATAATCTTTAATGAATCTAAATCCTGAGATTCCTTTCAATTGGATTTTCTCAACCCAATCCAGTGATCATCACTGCAGCATTtcgtctttttatttttctagagtATTGGTCCTTCAGGTAATATTTCTCTGCCATACTCACTGTTTGAGTTCTGCAGGGAATGCTTAGATCCATTTGATCAGCCAGAATGTGAGGCATTCGATCTCTTTGTTAATGAGACTGTttgtattggaaaaggtaacaACTCGTTTACGACTTGAGAAATTCCATCATGATCACCACTTGAAAATAGAGGTGTTAAAAGAACAGTCTGCTGAATTTATACTCTCTTTTCCCGAGCTCCCAAGAATTGAAAACTacaatagtttttttttcctcaataaAGTACTTGTAAAACTACAATAGGTAGTAGTTTGCTTCTTGTGAAATCCTGCTTTCAGCTTCTTAAACGCCTGCATTATAGTAATGATATAAGTGTGGCAAAGGCCAAAAGGAGATGAATTAGTCTATAATTGGACCATCAACAACATTTCTGCAGGAGTTTCTATTAATCACATAGCCCATTCATGCAATGGAGCATTTCATATAAATTCCAACCTTTTGCCCATGGACTACCATAAATGTGTACTTGTTTCAAAGATTATCCAAGAATTTCACCTAATCTGACTGAAGTTGATTGCCATATTTCACATAGCTCCTTCGAGTTGGTATATAGTTTAAATATTTCTGCAACCCAAAAGGGAATATCACCTTTTCTGAGAGTCTGAGACTTACTTATCCATACAAGAGAACCACCATGGTTTAAGTTCTGGATATGGGATTTGCTCTTAAAATGTGTTCCCAATTCAGGCATTTCGAAATCCAGAGAACATGGTTTACTTATCCTGATAATAGTTTTCTAATCTCCAAAGATATCAAAGCTCTACTGCAGCGgtttattaataatttaattttcgATTGTGAATCCAGTGATGGCCTCCTTCACCAGTTTCTGTGAAATTATCTTTCAAAAAGCAGCCATAACCTGCAAGTGATTCTTCCTGTAGACTGTTTTTAAGGAAGCACATCTCCTCATTTGTCCAAATCCTTTGAATAATATAGAATTTGCATAGTTCCTGATCTCCCTCTTTTACGATATATGCAGGTTGTCCATTTTCATGCGTTAAGAAAGCACCTCATGCATTCACTTTTTCCTCGTTAATGGGAACTGCACGAGCAACTTCTCAAGGTCATATAGTCTTACTAAATACTGAACTCCTTGTTACTATCATCATAACTTAGTCTGCTAACAGGAAAAGATTCTagtgaaaatatgatttttagtGAATAAAAGGAGACATAATAGCAAACTGAAAGACAATTACCTAAAATACTTTTGTTTGGCCTATTAAAATAAGGTTTTATCCTCTTCTTTTTCTAGCTATTGAACCAAAAGTTCTATATATTCAGGCCATGGTGAAGATTATCAAGTCCAGCTTGCAGTTGGTCAATGCCCCAGGAGTTGCATACATTATGTTACACCTTCTCAAAGAATAATACTTGAAGAGCTACTTGGCAGGTATTTTTACTGCTTGACTCAACTTTCATCCTGCTTTTGTAAAAATGAAGAAGGCAAACTCTCAAACGGGAAGTATCCCACAAAAGAAGTTTATAGATATATTTACACGGGATAGCATCTTATGTTATAATGCAGTCTGTTCACTTTTTCTTTCCAAGCTGTTGTggattatatttaaattttctttttgctGCTGctgcctcctttttttttttttttttctcccttttttatTATTACTTTCGTGAAATTCTCTTTTTTGTAGCATCATGAGCAAACCTTATGATACATCAGCAGAAGAAGACTTGCTTTATTCGCTAATCATAAAAGCCCGTTTTGAGAACAATCGCTACCAGAAGCCCAAGAAGCAACCTAAGGCCTCAACCAAACGCGTAGACTGGTTCTAAATCTTGAAAGTCCTCCTAGGAAAGGAGAAACTTGGAAGTTGAACAGATACTACCACTTCAAAGGCTATGTTATGCTAAGTTATGACATGGATGAcagggaaaatatttttcaattgtatACTGTCAACCTTATGCTGTGTTACCAAAGTCCTTAAAAATAGTCTGCATCTGCAGCATATGAGATGTTGTGGTTATGCGCCACCAAGTGTCAGGAAGAGCAGCTGCAACTGACTGTCTGAATATTGGGTGATATGAGATTtgatataaatatggaaaattacTGATTGAGTTAGGAAAGTTCATCTGttacatatttttctttttacatatcAGTATATTTTCAACTGTTGTAACTTGCCTTATGTTCTTGTTTACATATCTCACTTTTTATGGACAGTTATCTGCGGTTATCTTTTAAATGAcctgataatataaaaaaaaaatcctttgcaCTGTCAATGTATAGAAGTTAAGCTCTTCCCAGAAAGGTACCGGCTTTGTATAACAAGAGAAATATACTGCCTCTGTCTTCAATCCCCTCCCACATTCTAAGTTTGAACGAACCTCAAAAGATCACACCATCTTCAGATTATCATCTCAGAAGTTTCGAGAAGTAACTTTCTCATATCACAAACCACTGATCCACTATCTATAGAATAAAGTGACCAATTTAACTTCTGATGCAGCAAGAAGGAAACATCATAGGATCTGAAGGGCCAAATTTTTTGACCTGACTGCATACGTACCTCCTAATCATTACAATTTACAATACCACATTGCAATAATTTTGAAGCAAGTTCTGTAATCCTAGACAATCCTTTTCTCCAATATTTCATTTTCCAGTAGAGAAAGGGAAAAATTGTAAACACAGCCAGAACACATCAATATAAGTCAAGAAAAACACTGTATCTTAGCGAGGAGCCATGATGCATAATAAAGTAAAACAGAATTTTGCAATAACGATGTTAAGGGCCAGCAGGAGCGTCAAACCATCTTTAGAAAGAAGGTTGAACACAACATTTAgcttttattataattttttaaatgaatAACTAACTTTCAGAGACCTATCAACAAGAATCACTGTGTAAAGTCATCTCAATGAAACTCTTCTAAGTAGACTAGCATATTCCCTCTATTCTAACTAATGTTCTTTTTCAGTTTACTAAGTTGGTTGGTAAATCCTTCCTACTAGAAGTAACATAGTTGAGGATTTTTCCAGATTACTAACCTTCCAGTAATGTCAGTCCATCCAAGCGTGTTACTAGGTTATTGTAGATAAAAAATAGTTGACTTTTTGTGTAGCCCCAAAAATACAGAAAGCCATACGAAGCTTAAGAATCACTGTGTAAAGTCATCTCAATGAAACTCTTCTAAGTAGACTAGCATATTCCCTCTATTCTAACTAATGTTCTTTTTCAGTTTACTAAGTTGGTTGGTAAATCCTTCCTACTAGAAGTAACATAGTTGAGGATTTTTCCAGATTACTAACCTTCCAGTAATGTCAGTCCATCCAAGCGTGTTACTAGGTTATTGTAGATAAAAAATAGTTGACTTTTTGTGTAGCCCCAAAAATACAGAAAGCCATACGAAGCTTAAGAAAATGGCATAAGCTTTTCAAGATAGGAATTCTTTcaattcggagctgcagcttctATTTTATTTCCTTGGTCGCCACAGCCCACAGCTTTTATCTTCTGCACAAAAGCATACCATTCATTGAGGAATAGTTTCATTATCTTACAGCTTATGAGAATCTTACGGGGTTCACGAAATGATAGATTGAGACTCCTAGTCTAATTTAACAGACGAGAAACGAAATGATACAGTAAAAGCAAATTTCATCTACATGAAAGCTTTTTATTTACCTTCTTATCGAGGAAGTACCTCAGTTTTACAAATCAAATTATACAaccttgaaaaaaaatatagaagtcGGAAAGGGGGAAAATACTCCTGTTGTACCAAACAAAGGACATCGAGAAAATATCTTCAAATAACGAAGAATCCTTCAAAATCTTAAGCACAAACAATGAATGATCATCAATTCACATTCCCTGAACTGAGAATTGCTTTGATGTGGTTGAAGCTCGTGGTCGCTGTTTGAGTCCactcatcatcatcctcatcccATCAATCTTCTGTACAGATTTTTTGCTCTTTAATGGTGAAGCTAACCTACTTGCCAATCTTGATGGCGAAAATGACCTCATTTTGGAGGGTGAAGAAGCTATCTTGTTTGCCAATCTTGTTGGTGAAAATGACCACCTCAGTTTGGCAGCTGTTGACATCTTTGGGGACCTCTTGCTCAAACTTGTTGCTCTAGTAGGAGACACAGAAATTTGTGGAGGGCTCCTGATTTTCACTTGAAACCTTGGCGGAGACTTCGCCAAAAACTTAGTGCCCAAACTTGATACTCTAGTAGGAGATGCATAAACTTTTGGGGGGCTTCTGATTTTCGCGTGAAGCTTTGAGGCTTTGGGCGGAGACTTTGCCAAGAACTTAGTGCCCAAACTTGTTACTCTAGTAGGAGATGCATAAAGTTTTTGGGGGCTTCTGATTTTCGCTTGAAGCTTTGGGGCCTTGGGCGGGGACTTCACCAAGAACTTATGGGGTGTTTGTCGATTTCTTGCAGTAATGGGAGACTGTGTTTTAGATAATTTCTGCTGCTGTGAAGTTGGAGATGATGAATGGAACAATGGGTTTGGAAAAAGGACAGTCTTTTTCACCCATGGCCTATTCCTTGGGGAAACTCTATTTGCAATGTACTTGCAATTTTCTTTCTCACATTCCCTCTGCTGCAATGGAGAAGAAACCTTGAAGTTTATTCGTGATTTTGCTCGTTGTTTTGATGGTGGTGACCGCATTGTTTGCATGGTTACctgtttctctctctttctacgTGATCGGAGCTCGGAGTTTTCAGGGCTTGGCTTCTGGTTTTGCCTCAATGTGAGTGGAGTTTTCGGGTCATCGGATGCTGGTGTTTTCCCCTTGGAACCTACTGCCTCCACTATATCTCTAGCAAATTGACTTGCCTGTTTAATTTCAGCCACTGTCTCTCCCAGAAGCATTGCTGGTAATGACATTCGCCGCCACTCCCCTGCATTTGTCGGCAATTTCCCTGGAGGAGATTTGCGGGAAGTAGCATTCTTGATCCTTTGAAGTTGTACAGAGAATTGAGTTACATGAAGATATTATATTGTAAAAAAGGAAGGTAAAAGATCAGCTAGATTGAATAAGGATATCTTTGTACCTCAAAGATTCTTGTTTGCATCTGAGGCTAGCTTTCAAATAGCCTCTAGTGCTGCGGGGACTGAGAGTTACACCAGAAATCACCTTATTACCACCTGTAACTGTATACTGAAGCTCTTGTAATCGAGCCATACACTTGTCCACCTTCAAACAACATCACCTCAGAAAAATCAgctaaaattttgaaattatcaACACGTTTTTAGCAAAAGTTATCTTTTTAGAATTCAAATCAAAAGATCTTTAGTAACTGAAGCACCAGAATATAAATTAAAGTTCTGAGTCCTGACAAAGCATAAATAAATTGAgaaagaatttttatttttttgtcagaAAGAGCAGACACCATGGGAAAGATCAAAGGAACTTAGTATCAGAGACAccacaaaatcaaaataaatttacaAATTATCATTCCCATACAGAccattgaaaattttgaagtcCAAAGATAGACCCTTTATCAGAAACACCAGTTTTAATACAAAACAAGAACTCATTTCTCAGAATTGACAGAATCCAATACTGAAATCAAATGACCTTGCTATCAGAGATTTCAGAAAATACCCCTTTTGAAAGAATTGAGCACTTATAACTCAAGAAAAAAGAACACAattcacaaaaagaaaaaatacccATCACTGATACTTTAATAGAATTTCCTAATCCACTTTAGAAAGTAATAAAACAAGTTAACAGGATCAAAAGATGAAGGAGCGTCATTGATGTGGAGAGGagtggggaaagaatatctttatttttttcttggttgTAATAATGAAGGGCACTTACCTTGTTTAGTGTTTCTCTAAGAAGAATGGGGTTAAGAGGAGGCACCACCATTTTCTTATGCTGCAACTTTGGTGGGGTTCTTGCTACCAtctttctttcacttcttaATCCCAACTAAAGAAAATCAAACTGTGggtcttttctttcttctctacgCTCCTCAAAACTACCTTTGTCTCCAAAGTGGAAGTCACACTATAGTGTGTTTTgttttggggtgggggtgggggggagtTGGGGGGGTAGGTGTTGAGTTTGTACACGAAGCAGATAGTAGAAGTATAGAAGGAAAAAGTGTGTCTTGACTTTTGTTGCCAACGGATATTTGGGTCTAACGGTCGAATTCATCGCCCAAAATTAAAGGAAACGGCTAATTTAAGAATAAATATATTTGctgtttctttattttgtaaCTCCTGGGCGGATTactttatttgaaatctttTTGGGCTACACAAAAATAAAGACTTTTGTAGTGCTTATATGGCCCAATCGTGTGATGGTCCGTTAAACATGGGGGCATACAAATCAATAAATACACGATATGGTTTGGTGTAAATAACGAATGCGAGTAAGTATTTATCGATATTTATTTGTGTGAGCTTCTACAAAGAGAGCCAGTCACAAATGAtgtgtttgtttcttttttaattacCCCTCCGAGCCATATGATATTCTTTgctttttagtcagtcccaaaaagaataatacttTTTAATATTTAGTAACAATCAACTTTTAGTTTACCTTTTACCCTTAGTAAAATGATTTCTCACCacacaaatttctatagcttattttagactacaagtttcaaaagtcttccttcatttcttaaacttcatgccaagtcaaacaccttcatgtaaaatggacggagggaccGAGGGAGTACCTGACATTCAGAAGCCTCTAGCTAGACTAATTGAGAGTTGCATGAAAAGCACTCTCCACAAATCTCTTTTGAGCTGACAaaagtaaattattttaaactccaaggatatgaaaaaaaatagcGTAAGTGATTTTGATTCATTTCGAGGGACGAGGGTCAACGATGCACAAAAATTGAAGCGGCCTAGAAACAATCACAAGTGGAGCTTCAAGAATTAATTTGACCATTTTGGACAAAAATAATCACAAGTAGAGCTTAGACGAACTTGGTCTACTTTTTGCTTCTCAAGAATTAATTTGACTATTTTAGACAAAATTGGACATGAATAAATTCAACAACTAGAATAAATATAAGGTCATCGAAATTATGTTACAGATACCGCCAGCTAGTTTAGGaactttttattaataatatgttaaaataaGAAAAGCGTGACTAGACGAATAATTTAAGATGGAAGAAGTATCTTTTGACGCACCATAATAATTATTTCCTCTTTTCGGCAGTGCATCACACACATGAGGATCTCAAAAGTAGCCGCCAAGTACCCTCACATATTTTCTTCTCCTAATCATGAACTAAATTGTGGTAGATTGTGCAAAAGGAGGATTTGAGAAGAAACACTCGCTCGTACTAGATGTTTACACCAAACGAATAGATACACAACTATTTTAATTTGAAGATTACCTTCCACCAAAATAGTCTATCCAAATGGGAAACAAGTATATTGCAAATGGTTCCGTTTTAAGGATGTGAATGAATTAAGCCAGCCAAGTTTTGTTGACCATTTataaccataaatatatatctACTAGGTGACAACAGAATGAGGGTCACCAAAATGCATCATCCGTGAGCAAGATATGCTTTAAGTACCAGAGATattacaaggaaaaaaaaaaaaaaaaggaaagcaagAGTACTTTCCATCAGCAACCAACCAGCATCATGAGAAACTACACAGCTATCGACACCTTAATCGCCATTCTGTTAGCTAGATGATATAAAATAGAGCAGCTATACTACCACATAGTTGATGATAATAAGGTtgtgaaaatttaaaatataaataaagggaaaatttgGGGATCCTCTCAATTTACAGACCTTTCTTTCTGAACTCACATCCTGGAAAAAGAGGGGGGAGTCAAAAGCATGAGCCCATCAGGACTCCACAAATTTCAAGACCAATTACAAATGCAACTATGACGAAAGGGCGTTGCTGAAGAGTAACTAACATGAGTGCCAAGCAATGGCTTCTTCATTAAAGCCACCACAACAAAGCCCAAAAAGGCCAGGTGCCACCAGGCTGTATCAGCAGCCGAGCAAGAACCTAAATACATCAGTCACTGAAATAATGCCTTCCACACGCTTGCTGCCAGCCTCCACAATGACAAGTCTCCTTGCTCCTGAAACATACCCAACATCTTTAATGGTTCTCTAATTCAAGTTATTGAAGGCTACAAACTGTGCAGGAAAATGTGTTGTAAACTTTGATTCATATAGTAGAAACTCACACGGAAGCAACATAAACTAGGAAGTGACAGGGAATACAGCTATAGCAATCTCATACATGAGCAGAAAGGAAATGCAAtgtcaagaaataaaataagggCAAACAAGAGAGACAAAACAGTAGAAGGCTGAGAATGGTACAAACATGTGCAATACACATAATAGCCCTCATGTAAAGGTCGTTCAAATAGGATATTTCCATCTAAAAGATAAAGCAGGTGGTATTCCTCGGTGTTTCCATAAAAACAGATAGACAAGAAAGAGACTTTCCTTTGGCACAAGTTTAGCAGCCAAAACATCATTAGTTATCCCAACAAATCTCGGCCTCAAGGTAATTATCAAAGCAAAGGTACAGAAAGCGAACTGAAAGTCTCAAACAAATGGAAGACTGAAGACATTTACCAGGAACAGCAAGTCGCTCCATTACTTTATGCAAAGGATCGGACCTTAGACACATCTGACACCTCTGTCCATTGAATAATCCATGAGGAGAACTTGCATCTTGTCCCAATTGTATTGCCTGCAAAAGAAGCAGATAAAATGAGAAATCTAGTAACAGTTTGGCAATATATAGCAACCTAAAGTTGCA encodes:
- the LOC132064250 gene encoding microtubule-binding protein TANGLED isoform X1 — protein: MGIFSFCELCSFFLSYKCSILSKGVFSEISDSKVDKCMARLQELQYTVTGGNKVISGVTLSPRSTRGYLKASLRCKQESLRIKNATSRKSPPGKLPTNAGEWRRMSLPAMLLGETVAEIKQASQFARDIVEAVGSKGKTPASDDPKTPLTLRQNQKPSPENSELRSRRKREKQVTMQTMRSPPSKQRAKSRINFKVSSPLQQRECEKENCKYIANRVSPRNRPWVKKTVLFPNPLFHSSSPTSQQQKLSKTQSPITARNRQTPHKFLVKSPPKAPKLQAKIRSPQKLYASPTRVTSLGTKFLAKSPPKASKLHAKIRSPPKVYASPTRVSSLGTKFLAKSPPRFQVKIRSPPQISVSPTRATSLSKRSPKMSTAAKLRWSFSPTRLANKIASSPSKMRSFSPSRLASRLASPLKSKKSVQKIDGMRMMMSGLKQRPRASTTSKQFSVQGM
- the LOC132064250 gene encoding microtubule-binding protein TANGLED isoform X2 encodes the protein MVARTPPKLQHKKMVVPPLNPILLRETLNKVDKCMARLQELQYTVTGGNKVISGVTLSPRSTRGYLKASLRCKQESLRIKNATSRKSPPGKLPTNAGEWRRMSLPAMLLGETVAEIKQASQFARDIVEAVGSKGKTPASDDPKTPLTLRQNQKPSPENSELRSRRKREKQVTMQTMRSPPSKQRAKSRINFKVSSPLQQRECEKENCKYIANRVSPRNRPWVKKTVLFPNPLFHSSSPTSQQQKLSKTQSPITARNRQTPHKFLVKSPPKAPKLQAKIRSPQKLYASPTRVTSLGTKFLAKSPPKASKLHAKIRSPPKVYASPTRVSSLGTKFLAKSPPRFQVKIRSPPQISVSPTRATSLSKRSPKMSTAAKLRWSFSPTRLANKIASSPSKMRSFSPSRLASRLASPLKSKKSVQKIDGMRMMMSGLKQRPRASTTSKQFSVQGM
- the LOC132064251 gene encoding chaperone protein dnaJ C76, chloroplastic, giving the protein MECSSLYNKNSVIGTSAFSSRTPENINCHTFPSTCSFPLTSKNPFATLSSSTTTAKCYGQNYGDEEPLSAFLAYDVLGVAPNCSADELKSAFRNKVKKFHPDVRRDGDSSDKMIRRVIQAYEMLSNFTKSEIIERECLDPFDQPECEAFDLFVNETVCIGKGCPFSCVKKAPHAFTFSSLMGTARATSQGHGEDYQVQLAVGQCPRSCIHYVTPSQRIILEELLGSIMSKPYDTSAEEDLLYSLIIKARFENNRYQKPKKQPKASTKRVDWF